The Glycine soja cultivar W05 chromosome 3, ASM419377v2, whole genome shotgun sequence genome window below encodes:
- the LOC114407335 gene encoding membrane-anchored ubiquitin-fold protein 3-like, producing the protein MAKGEGRIELKFRIYDGTDIAHSTYSSSTAVGTLKQKLVAEWPQGKPVTPMSVSDLKLIHAGKVLENNKTLADSRITFGDIPGDVVTMHVVVQPRVTKKKTEKNKENKQKMNSCSCTIL; encoded by the exons ATGGCTAAAGGCGAGGGACGTATTGAGCTTAAATTCCGCATATATGATGGAACTGATATAGCACATAGTACATATTCTTCATCTACCGCAGTTGGTACCCTTAAGCAAAAGCTAGTTGCTGAGTGGCCTCAAG GCAAACCAGTTACACCAATGTCTGTAAGTGACCTAAAACTTATACATGCTGGTAAAGTTTTGGAAAACAACAAAACTCTTGCTGATTCCAGAATAACGTTTGGTGACATCCCTGGGGATGTTGTTACAATGCATGTTGTAGTACAACCTCGAGTAACTAAAAAGAAAACAG AGAAGAATAAGGAGAACAAGCAAAAGATGAATTCATGCTCATGCACTATACTTTAG
- the LOC114407337 gene encoding monothiol glutaredoxin-S11-like — protein sequence MDKVTRLASEKGVVIFTKSSCCLCYAVNILFQELGVNPVVHEIDHDPEGREMEKALLRQGCTAPVPAVFIGGKLMGSTNEIMSLHLSGSLTQMLKPYQALS from the coding sequence ATGGACAAGGTGACGAGGTTGGCTTCTGAAAAGGGTGTGGTGATTTTCACAAAGAGCTCTTGTTGCCTCTGCTATGCAGTCAACATTCTGTTTCAAGAACTTGGTGTGAATCCTGTGGTTCATGAGATTGATCATGACCCTGAAGGCAGAGAAATGGAGAAAGCTCTATTGAGGCAAGGCTGCACTGCTCCAGTTCCAGCTGTATTCATAGGAGGGAAGCTAATGGGATCCACCAATGAAATCATGTCCCTCCACCTAAGTGGTTCACTCACTCAGATGCTGAAACCTTACCAGGCTTTGTCTTga
- the LOC114405558 gene encoding glutaredoxin-C11-like: protein MDRVKDLASKKAAVIFTKSSCCMCHSIKQLFYELGASPAVHELDNDSYGKEMEWALRGMGCNPSVPAVFIGGKFVGSSKDVISLHVDGSLKQLLMDAKAIWF from the coding sequence ATGGATAGAGTTAAGGACTTGGCATCAAAGAAGGCTGCTGTTATATTTACCAAGAGTTCATGTTGCATGTGTCACAGCATAAAGCAACTTTTCTATGAGCTTGGAGCAAGCCCAGCAGTTCATGAGCTTGACAATGATTCCTATGGGAAGGAAATGGAGTGGGCTTTGAGGGGTATGGGCTGTAACCCTTCAGTCCCAGCAGTGTTCATTGGTGGAAAATTTGTGGGCTCATCCAAAGATGTCATATCCCTTCATGTTGATGGCTCTCTCAAACAATTGCTCATGGATGCAAAAGCCATCTGGTTTTAG